In one Spirosoma rigui genomic region, the following are encoded:
- the hemH gene encoding ferrochelatase — MEAPVLQPPVTAPASVGKTGVLIVNLGTPDSPSVPDVRKYLREFLMDGRVIDVPYIPRFLLVNGIIAPFRAPKSAKVYKQLWSEVGSPLKHYGYIVERELQQALGNDYVVKLAMRYQSPSIDAGLADFQRMGLTDLIVIPFFPQYASASTGSVYEKVMDILKTWQVMPKLRFVNRFLEHPKFIEAFVQAGRKYLAERPYDHVLFSYHGLPERQIRKGDVTKDVCRFGDCCGSLTAMNQHCYRAQCFETTRRIVRELGLKDGTYTTCFQSRLGRDPWIKPYTDDIIKELAGKGVKSILAFSPAFVSDCLETTIEVGEEYKEMFEERGGEHWQLVESLNDNPLWIETLVDLVKTA, encoded by the coding sequence ATGGAAGCACCTGTTCTACAGCCGCCTGTTACGGCACCGGCGTCCGTTGGTAAAACGGGCGTATTGATTGTTAACCTGGGTACGCCCGATAGCCCCTCAGTGCCGGACGTACGAAAATACCTGCGCGAATTTTTGATGGATGGCCGTGTTATCGACGTCCCGTATATTCCCCGGTTCCTGCTCGTCAATGGGATCATTGCCCCCTTCCGGGCTCCCAAGTCGGCCAAGGTATACAAACAGCTCTGGTCGGAGGTGGGCTCCCCCCTCAAACACTACGGCTACATTGTAGAGCGCGAACTGCAGCAGGCCCTGGGCAACGACTACGTCGTCAAGCTGGCCATGCGTTACCAAAGCCCCAGCATCGACGCGGGACTGGCCGATTTTCAGCGCATGGGCCTTACTGATCTGATCGTGATCCCGTTCTTTCCGCAGTATGCCTCCGCGTCGACGGGTTCGGTTTACGAGAAAGTAATGGACATTCTGAAGACGTGGCAGGTGATGCCCAAGCTACGGTTTGTCAACCGTTTTCTGGAACACCCCAAATTTATTGAGGCTTTTGTGCAGGCGGGTCGGAAATACCTGGCCGAACGGCCCTACGACCATGTTCTCTTCAGCTACCACGGCCTGCCCGAACGGCAGATTCGCAAGGGCGATGTGACGAAGGATGTGTGCCGGTTTGGTGACTGCTGCGGCTCGCTTACGGCCATGAACCAGCACTGCTACCGGGCCCAGTGTTTTGAAACCACCCGCCGGATCGTGCGCGAACTTGGCTTGAAGGACGGTACCTACACAACCTGTTTCCAATCCCGGCTGGGCCGCGATCCCTGGATCAAGCCCTATACCGACGATATAATTAAGGAGCTGGCCGGCAAAGGTGTCAAGAGCATACTGGCTTTCTCACCCGCGTTTGTTTCCGATTGCCTGGAAACGACCATTGAGGTTGGTGAGGAGTACAAAGAAATGTTTGAAGAACGGGGTGGCGAACATTGGCAACTGGTTGAGAGCCTCAACGATAATCCGCTCTGGATCGAAACGCTCGTTGATCTGGTCAAGACCGCCTGA
- a CDS encoding c-type cytochrome — translation MKRKSFTIVFAVLGLVILVAILGLTYVTFALPDVGPAPVMKINATAAQIEHGRYLANHVALCVDCHSTRDFSKRTGPMVAGTEGKGGEGFLREQGFPGNFYAPNLTPDHLGSWTDGELYRAITTGVSRDGHALFPVMPYKNFAQMSPDDIRDVIAYLRSLPPIRHDVPASEPDFPMNFIINTLPAQRQAGTRPPTRDPIAYGQYVTTFASCGECHTQRDGQGNLIPGRDFAGGRSFPLPTGTVYSANITPDKTGIGSWTRDAFIARFKGYADSSTPPEVHDGEPNSIMPWTMYAGMSEQDLGAIYDYLHSLKPIEAKSIAFVPKTKLVVNR, via the coding sequence ATGAAAAGAAAATCATTCACGATCGTATTCGCCGTGCTGGGCCTGGTGATACTCGTGGCTATCCTGGGGTTGACCTACGTGACATTTGCACTGCCTGACGTTGGTCCGGCACCGGTCATGAAAATAAATGCCACAGCCGCGCAGATCGAACATGGTCGTTACCTGGCCAACCACGTAGCTCTTTGCGTTGATTGTCACTCAACGCGTGATTTCAGCAAACGGACCGGCCCCATGGTCGCCGGCACCGAAGGCAAAGGGGGTGAAGGGTTTTTGCGGGAACAGGGCTTTCCCGGCAATTTTTACGCGCCTAACCTTACCCCTGATCACCTCGGCAGTTGGACCGATGGTGAGCTATACCGCGCCATTACGACGGGCGTCAGCCGCGACGGACACGCGCTGTTCCCCGTGATGCCTTATAAAAATTTCGCTCAGATGTCACCCGATGACATCCGGGATGTTATTGCCTATCTGCGGTCTTTACCGCCTATCAGACATGATGTACCCGCTTCGGAGCCCGACTTTCCAATGAATTTCATTATCAATACGTTGCCAGCCCAGCGTCAGGCGGGAACGCGTCCGCCAACCCGTGACCCCATTGCCTACGGACAGTACGTAACGACGTTTGCTTCCTGCGGTGAATGCCATACCCAGCGTGATGGCCAGGGTAACCTGATTCCCGGTAGAGACTTTGCCGGTGGCCGCTCCTTTCCCCTGCCAACCGGTACTGTTTACTCAGCCAATATTACACCCGACAAAACGGGCATCGGCTCCTGGACGCGCGATGCGTTCATTGCCCGCTTTAAAGGGTACGCCGATAGCAGCACGCCACCCGAGGTGCACGACGGCGAACCCAATTCGATCATGCCCTGGACCATGTATGCGGGCATGAGTGAGCAGGACCTGGGGGCCATTTACGATTACCTGCACAGCCTGAAACCCATAGAAGCAAAGTCGATAGCCTTCGTGCCCAAAACGAAGCTGGTTGTCAATCGGTAA
- a CDS encoding hydrogen peroxide-inducible genes activator, whose protein sequence is MTLSQLDYIVAVDTYRHFATAADACHVTQPTLSMQIQKLEDELGILVFDRSKQPVVPTETGQAILAQARDVLRAARRIPEIVSESKNDFQGELRIGIIPTLAPYLLPYFIGEFIGKYPAVSVQIQELVTEQIVERLRNGLIDVGLVVTPLTENGITEMPLFQEPFIVYAADAHPLLDKPTVTPDDLDTDGLWLLTDGHCFRNQVINLCGADRLSTSPASLQPSGSSATRLRYETGSLETLIKLIDKQDGFTLLPYLATVDMSDRRRARLRPFDQSSGTAPQPVREVSLVIHRSFLKRKLIDALKHEILSHLPAALAKKESRSRIVAW, encoded by the coding sequence ATGACGCTCTCTCAACTCGATTACATCGTTGCCGTTGATACCTATCGTCACTTTGCCACAGCTGCCGATGCTTGCCACGTTACCCAGCCAACCCTGAGCATGCAGATCCAGAAGCTGGAAGATGAACTGGGGATCCTGGTGTTCGACCGGTCCAAGCAGCCTGTGGTACCAACCGAGACGGGACAGGCTATATTGGCGCAGGCCCGCGATGTACTGCGGGCTGCCCGGCGTATTCCCGAGATCGTCAGTGAATCGAAAAACGATTTTCAGGGTGAACTCCGCATTGGGATCATCCCAACCCTCGCCCCTTACCTGCTTCCTTATTTTATCGGGGAGTTTATTGGGAAGTATCCGGCCGTTTCGGTGCAGATTCAGGAGCTGGTAACCGAGCAGATCGTTGAGCGGCTGCGCAACGGGCTGATCGACGTAGGGCTGGTGGTAACCCCCCTCACCGAAAATGGTATTACCGAGATGCCTCTCTTTCAGGAACCCTTTATTGTCTACGCAGCCGACGCCCACCCTCTGCTCGACAAACCGACAGTCACGCCGGATGATCTGGATACCGACGGGCTATGGCTGCTGACCGATGGACACTGCTTCCGGAACCAGGTGATCAACCTGTGCGGGGCCGATCGGCTGTCGACGAGTCCCGCATCTCTCCAACCCTCCGGCAGTTCGGCTACGCGGTTACGCTATGAGACAGGTTCGCTGGAAACGCTCATCAAACTGATCGACAAGCAGGATGGCTTCACATTGCTGCCCTACCTGGCAACCGTCGACATGAGCGACCGGCGCAGGGCGCGGCTCCGTCCCTTCGATCAGTCCAGCGGCACTGCTCCCCAGCCAGTACGGGAAGTGAGTTTGGTGATCCACCGCAGTTTTTTGAAACGAAAACTGATTGATGCCCTCAAACATGAGATACTCAGCCACCTACCCGCAGCACTGGCCAAAAAAGAGAGCCGTAGCCGGATAGTAGCATGGTAG